Genomic window (Magnolia sinica isolate HGM2019 chromosome 10, MsV1, whole genome shotgun sequence):
TCACTCCTAGCAGGCGCAgtttggtctccgttgcacatggccaaacaaTCTAAATCTCccttcatcttattacctattgccTATTGGTGCTACTTCTAAGCTCCCTCAAATACATtcgtttctaattctatccttcctcatcttgccacttatccatctcaacatcctcatttcagctatgaTCATCACATGTGAACATATGGTTCCCTAACTGCCCCAAACTAGAGCATGACTGGCTTTATAGctgtcctataaaatttccctttcagtttaaGTGGTGCATGATGATCACAAACAACTCCAGAGGCCCAATATCATCTTAATTGTCATGTGCTTTTATCTTCTATAGGCATTAGCACCTTTTGACTCACCTTACGAACCAGATACTTCCATCCCAGTAACAGTACCTGATTTGCTATTCTACTCCCTGGGAGCTACAGCATGGTTACATGATTTCTTTGCAGCCAAATATTGTATGTTATGTAATTTATCAGTAAAAAGTTACACACAGATACAGTTCACATTACATTAATATGATAATATCCAAAGTAGTTAACATGTATTTTACTTCAACATTACCATATGATATAGTAGCATGCATAATATATCCTATAGGAATGTAATAATATAATAATGTTTACTGATAACAAGGACTTAGTATTAATACCCATCACTAAAGAGTGCTAATTATATTACAGTAAACATCAATGTGATGAGAATTACATAGCTTCCTACTGCAAATTTGTGGTTGGAGCACAGTTGTCAATACACGTATTTGAACCTAGGTGAATGTTGGTGTATATTATGCTTAAAAACAACTTACCAAAAACATATGACTTTTTTGCACTTTGACATGTGGAAAATACAGCTGTGCATGATGTAAAGCAGTGGTGTTAGGACTTAGGGTTAATTTTGTCATTTGAACTGTTAGCATGTTATATTAGTTTTCTTGGTCCTTTGGAGGAGTCCTTGAGTATATAATATTGAATAACAGAGACACGATATATGATCCTAATGAATAGGAATCCTTTCCTCCAAAGTCATGGTTATCAGGAATCTGGAAATATCTGCAATTCAGTTTTATTATGATGCTGGACTTCAAATATAGTATTAATATGCAGATATGGTGGGGAAAAAACATCCGTTTAACAATGTAAACTCAGAGCATTTTTGTTGACAGTTAGGCAGTACATTTTTCATTGACCTTGAAAACTTGCagcattcttttcttttcttcaattaTTCAGGCTCAGATTTTAAGAAAGCATATTTTAAACTGGAGTGCAAAACATACTTAGGTAGATGGCAAGATGAATAATCTACAACAGCTGCATAGGAAAGATGAACATTTTGTTGACATAATGATGTGATTTTTAAATCATGCACTGTTACGTCGGCAGGAAAAATGAGCACCCGAAGAAGGCACCGAGTTTTTATGAAGTTACAAATAATTCGAAGGAGAGGCCGGATGTTTGGATCGATAGCCCTGAAAAGTTTGCATCCCATTGTTCTCTTTCATACAACTAAAAACAAGTTTTGTCTTTGCAACCATTGATCTATCTTTTGCACCTTGCAGATCAATTATACTTTCCATTACAAGTGATATTCGAACAATAAAGTCGACGGTACACTTCACTGACTATTTTCCTTTGTGTGTTCTTTTGGCTATTATTAACAGTAACTCAACAAAAGACTGTTCAGGCAATATTCTATTATGCTTCTTTTGTCCCTTTTACAATTAAAAATCTGCATATGCTTTCTCTAGGTATTTGCTGCACCATACAGTCTAAGATTTCCTCGCATTGATCGAGTGAGATATGACAAACCTTGGCATGAGTGTCTTGATGTGCAATGTAATTATCTTCATTACCAAAAGAATGTCTAGTATTCTTTGATGACATCTTCATCTACTTGATTTCAAGCGATTATCTTCAAGTCACCCCTTTTTAAATTCTTTAAATTTCCATTGTGggatattttcctttcagcatttgTAGACTTGGTACATTCAAGCAATGGTAATGCACAAAGGGGAGCAGATCTTGGAGGGTTGCCAGGCCACAAATCAAAACCCACTAAGTCATCAAGAAAAGTAGAGAAAAAGACTGTTTCTGTTGTCCCTTCTCATCTCACGCAGACTGATGTTTCAGGGGTCAAGGGGGCGACATACATCTTCACAAACATGATGTTTTGTATCCTCTGATTGTGCTGCTTTTGTATACTGTCTTTTTTCAGACTATTTTCGTGTCCTGTCTCTACGCAAATAGGATTGTAATGATTACTCCAGCTAACTTGTCCATTTCTCAGTGCCTTCTAAGGAATGGCTGTTTTATGGTTCTTTCCCTTGTGCTGGCATTTTGTAAAGTGGATAGCTAATTGCATATAATTTATCTCATGCCCTTATCACATGTGAGCTTCTATGGGACACCTGGCGGAAGTTTACAAGATCCAGATCCCTCCTCTGGCAGAAGTAGAACCCTTCTATGGGTGCTGACCCAAAATTCAGACAAATTCGACAAGTCCAAATTGATCAGGAAAGGGCCCAAAACTGGTGGCGTTTTTCCTTTGAATCAAATGGTCAGGATGTTCCAATTCCATGATTTTTTAGCcatggtccatccatgttgtggctcACCACGCGAGCAGTTTGGATTTTGTACACATCAGCTGTTTGTCCCATTGGAACACGTGCAGTCAGAATTCCTCTTTTGAAATTTCATTTAGAGTGCTTCTGGATGTTGAAAAAAATGGGTATGGTACTTCTGAACATTGAAAAAGAAAAGGGTATGGTACTTCTGAATGTTTTAAAAAAGAGGGTATGGTACTTGTGAACGTTGAAAAAAAAGGGTATGGTGCCTTTAGATTATCAAACCCTGATGTGCTATTTTTGTCCTGGCTGTATGTACATGAAAGAACTGCTTGGTTCCTTCACTGGCATAGACTTCGTCAATGTGCCTCCATCCTACTCTTTAGATTCTTTCCACAAAATGGTGGCTGAGAACGGGGGTGCCTTTTCGATGAATCTCAACGACTCAGTTACGCATTGCATAGCAGCAGAGAAAAAAGGTTTGGGTTGTTAGTCAGCTGGTTTTACTAGTATTTGCTGGCCCTCGTTGCTCTCCCCTTCTGCCTTTCCATGTGGTGATCCAGACTGGCAACCAGTAGGCCCATTGTGGATACGCCATGTGGTAAAATTCCTGCCAATTAGAGATCTTCACCCGTCCATTTGAATGGTGCTTAGAAAAACTGGTCTTCATGTTAGGACTTCTGTATGAATCATGGGGATCTTTGGTCAGTGGGATATTttccttgtggcccatccatattGGTGTCTGTTGGATGAACTGTCTGAATCAGCACTTGTGAGGCACGGGGAGCAAGCATCAATTAGAGAGCAATAGATGGCAAGAATGCTGAAAGTATGTTGGATGGATGCCTTGTCAATTGGATGATAAAAGGTTTTTGCAGGCATCAAATATCAGGCTACTATGCTTCGTGGAGATATAATTCACTACTCTTGGGTCTTGGATTGCTGTTCGCAAAAACGACTCCTGCCTTTGCAACCCAAGTTAGTCGTAGAAATGTAGCCATTCACTTgcattatttttctttaagataCTTATCTTTGTCAATTATAATGCTTGTGTAATTGGATATTTTCTTGAAAGGTACTTCCTCTTCTTCGCGGGCTCTTCAAAGCACAAGCTACAAGAAGAGGTTGATGCATTCTCTGATTATTATTACTGTGATCTTGATATTACAGATCTTAAACAGGTATGCTTCTATAGAATCTTGTGGAACTATCATTGCTTGCTTACAAATTATATGGTGGCGGCCAACCAGTCAACCTATAcacatgcttttagatgtttGAACTTTGAATGTCTTATGAGCTCCATGATCTGTGTCTGATGTTAGTCACTGATAGCTTCTATAAACCTATGCCTGGCATGTGAAAAATTGTCATCCATGTGGCTTCAACAGATTTCCAAGGACACATGGTTAGTTTTAGGTGTAATTGGATGGGTGCCTAATAATTGTTATTTTCTGAATGTCTGGCCCGGCCATTGATGTTTGGGGTCTCACTCATTGCAATGGCATGCTTACCATGGGATAGGCTTATATATGTCATCTAGCCTTGTCccagccacacacacacacaaaacgcAAGCAGGGCGTGGGGTTTTTACCCCTGTAGTTAGTTCCCCTAGAGGAGAACTTTCAATATTTTAGGGAAATGGGAGGATATTTTATTTTGAAGTCGGGGGTATTTTTGGAATTTTACTGGGAAAAAGTGAGTGCTAATGGCAAATTTGTCCCAACAATTAGTTTTAGGAGTTGTTAAAACCGCAGGACATGAGAAGGATTTTACCAAAATCAAGGCCTTTATATAATTTAACATCCTCCCATGCCCGCTCTCCTCTGTGTGTAGCCCGTGGAAGGCATTTTTAGagagggctttgtggggcccactgggatgaaTATCACACCTATTCCATACATCTGGTGcgccagatcatgttaggacatcatCCCAAAAACAATGGAGGTTTGAATCTTGAGTGGACCGCTGAATCAGAAAAAGTTGGGATGGGTTGTCCACCATTGaacctagctctctctctctgcatgtaTTTGCACCTATGTGTATCCTCACTCTTTCCCTAggtctctctcctttttcttttcttccctcttGTAAACGTCTCTCCCCCTTCCTCTCTCCACATGTGTCGCACGTGTCACACCCCATTTATTTtattgaaaagaaagaagagcATAGATGAGGGATCTTCGCCCCAAAATTTTGCAATAATGTGTCTATATTTTCTTTGCATTAACACATTGGTAGTAATTGTGCTGGTGATCTTTAATTCGAGTTAAAACCACAAGAGAATCGCAGTGCGTGAAGCTCTTGGCTGATGTAATAGTTTAATTTTTGTGGAGATCTTAACACCAGATTTGCAACAAGCTCATTAGATTCTGTTTGGTTTGTTTCTCAGCTCTTCAGCAACATGGACAGATCGGGAGACCCCAAAAGAATTCACTATTATAAGAAGAAGTATTGTCCAATGGAAAAATGGCGTTTGTTTCAGGACTGTTGTGTTTACTTCTTCCATTCAATGCATTCAGTGTAAGATTCAGTGTCTTCTTTTCCACCTCGCCTTACTTCTTCGACATCAATGAGGAGACTGCATTGCACTGATATGAATCTTGTAATTGAAATAGTGCGGACTGCAAAGTCTTATTGGAGCTTGCCATGAGGAGGTTGAAACTTGAAGTTTCAATGTATGGTGGTGAAATCAGCAATGATCTTTCATGTGCTACTCATCTGGTGGTCTTTTCAGTAAGGGAGTCAGATGTGGCCTTTGATATGGTACTCAAAAGGTAAAATGCCTAGGTTTCAAACATCTCGGTTCTATTACCTTGAGCTTGCATCCCTTTTCTTTTGTCACTGATGTTTTAAAACCAATGCACCACTTAATGATGTGAGACTCATGGCTGGCTGGCATGGAAATGTTGTTGAGTCAGTTCCAATGGATCCAAAAGTTTCTCTAATGAGAAGCATAGGGTTAGTGGAAATGGTTTTATGTCTTATCTCGGGTTATTTTCTCTGTGATATGATCGGAACAGTAAAAAGTAGTGGCTGTTCCTGGATGTCACGTCCATTATATGTCATAGTTTAAAAACCCGAAAACTTGACTCTATGTTCATCTGGGCAGGGTTGACTAGAGGACTCGACCCAACTTGACTCGGACGTTCGATTAATATATGTTAAGATTTTAGGAATACAAAAgtatatttaaaataattagatgCTATAGGTAACACTTAAAAAAACTGGCATGGTCATGTGTACCCTTGCTGGTGGGGGCTGTACACTAGTAGGTTAAGGCTGTGGGTTCAGTTCCCTATtctagcatttttttattttattaatggcACCCCTCACATGGCATAACGGACTTGACATGAGTCATCATGAGTCGCGTCAAGTCGACTGAGTTAGGTAGTCAACTCAATGAGTTTTTTTTTAGTCAGGGCTGAGTCGCTGCCAAAATACTGTTTCCTAAAGACTCAGCTAGAAATCTTGCCAAGTCGAGATGACTCGGCCGAGTTTTGAGTTGAGTATGGTTCTTCCACTTCAAGAATAAATTCTCATATGGGTGTCTCATAAAGATGCTTCTCTAACTATAAAGAAAGATTGTACCAATGGtgtagattattattattattattttgaaatgaTGATGTAGgttaatataaatataaaagaaggaaaagaggaagaaggagagttggtgaaaagagaaggagaagaaaaagaatagaGTTTACACgcccccattctctctctctctctctctctctctctctctctctctctctgtctctcttataTTTAAGTGATAAAAAGGCAAAAATGCCCAAAGTACCCCTAACAATATTAACAATATGACCTTCCAATCCCAAGATAATCTAATCAGCTAAACATTAAAAAACAAGTCCAAAAACGAAGACTAGGCGGGCTGTATCACTGTACAGCCCCTTAATTCACCAGTCCACTATATGAATCACATCCATATTTGTTAACACTCCCCCTCTAGCTAGAGCATAGCTGTTGTCAATGCCAAGCTTGGAATAGATGCGTGCAGACTGACTGCGACTAAGACCTTTAGTGACCACATCAACTAGTTGATCTTGAGATCGAACATATGGCATGGAGATTTCACCACTTGAGACTTTCTTAAgtataaagtgacagtcaacttcaatatgcttgttCTCTCATGTAGACTGGATTACAGTATAGGATGCTTGATTGTCACAAAATAACTGTATTGGTAGGTTTGTTGCAAAACATTTCCTACCACAGATTCTTGATTCATGTATGAGCCTCTATATTCTGCTTCAACGCTTGATCTGGCTACAACACCAGTTTTTACTCTTCCACATGACCCAATTTCCATCCAAAAATATGCAGTTGCCGGTAGTATACTGCCTATCAGTTAATGAGCCCACCCAATCTGCACCAGAATACCTCATGGCTTGAAGATGATTATTCATTTTCTACAAAATTCCCTGGCCTACTACTTTTTTGAGATACTGCATAGTCTGAATAATTGCATCTATGCGAGGCACCATTGCAgcggttaggagtgagtttgttcaagttgaaggctctaaaagggctgGGGGAAGACCCAAAAGGACAAGGGTGGAGTTAGacaagatttgatgacctatggttgaCTGAGGAaatgacccttgatagagtggaatagtgGAACAACATTCGTGTAGCCAACACCAATTAggtgggatgaggcttagatgatgatgacgatggttgTTGGTTAAGCAGGCTGTGGTATTTGTCTGCACATAAATACAAAATCATCTAATTCTTTACGTCtttatcatatttaattttgattttaacCACCATCTTAGTTTTATTgtaatgatttttttatatatatttttttccttctgaTTTTCCATATTTCTTGACAATTCATTGTATTTTTATCCTTCTTGCATATTTTAAAATTTCTTATAAACTGAAAATAACTTGGCTGGTAGCAATAAGTTACATTAATCTCGTCTTGTATGTTTCATCTGCTTCTGCTTCTGACAGTATTCCAGCCGAAAAGAGACACTTTCTACATAAGAAACAATTGCATGTTGTGGGGCATCAATGGCTGGAAGATTCTTTGGAGAAGGGTAAGAAGTTGCAGGAGGATGCATACAATTTGAAGCCTGAAGGCTTTGAAGAAgcagatattgaagaacaaagGTAATCTTGTGTGTTTTACCCATGCGATCATGCATGCCTGGTACACATTCTACATGGAACATACATAATGCATGCACTCATAAGACATGCTATCATGCCCCCAGCTCGGGCGTCTCGCAACTCAACTCAAGACTGGACAAGTTGGTCCCAGTTGTTGAGTATTTCAACCATATGGTTCATATAGAACATCTAAATGTTTATGCACAGTTAGTTATATTGTGCATCCAAGCAcatgcattctctctctctctctctctccctctctctctctctctcacgcgcgcgcgcgcgcacacacacacacaccttgcaTGTGCCATGTGTTACGTTTGTGTGATATCTGAGTTGTGCAAAAGGCGCGCCCCAACAATGAAGATCACCTGATGCAAAATCAGTCATCTGGTGTGCCACGTGTTTATGGGATCATTCATACAGCTGGATTTACACTTCCCATTCTTTTTATATGGTATGGAACACCCGAGTGGATGTTGGGTGATGTTTGGTACTAGGTGATCTTCATAGTGGGAATGTCATACGTGCTTTTACCAAGGAAATCACCTCTTCATACATTGTGCTTTTACCAAGAgcatcttttttcttcttttgatcatctgaatttctaagttgcatattttcattttcttttcagtGTACAACCTGTAGAGGTCGAGACCCACTTAGATAATGAAGAGAAGGAGCTATTGTCGACATCACCTAACAGAGATGAAAATCGGAAAAGAGGTAGACCTGCCAATGCAAATGCGAAAAGAGGAAGAGCCAGTTTTCGGCCAGCTCGAAAGACACGGGCAAGGCATGCACCTGCTAAAATAGACCAAAATGAATCAGAAAACAGCTTTTCCTCAGAAGAAAGAAGTAGGAAGGAAGAAAACAAATTAAAAAGTGGGTCTATTGGTTATCACGGGATCACGGTGGAGGAAAAGAAGAGTACTGATGAGAATGAAAGACTGGGCAGTTACAATAATTCGTGTAGGATCAAAACAGCCAAACAGAAAGATACCCCAGGTGATGAAAGAGGCAGACCCACACGTGCAAATGCGAAAAGAGGAAGAGTTGGTTTGCAACCTGCTCGAAGAACACGAGCAAGGCATTCAAACAAACCTGCTAAAATAGACCAAAATGAATCAGAAAACGGTTTTTCCTCAGAAGAAAGCAGTAAGAAAGAAGAAACCGAGTCAAAAAGCGGGTCTGTTGATCATCATGGGATCGCAACAGAGGAAAAGAAGAGTACTGATGAGAACGTTCTTAAAAGACCGGGCAGTTCCAATAATTCACATAGGATTGAAACAACAAAACAGAAAGATGCCCAAGATGATGAAGACAGTGAAGGGTCTGATAATCTGCAGGAGATTGAAGCAGGGGAAAATAAGGCAATCCAAGAGGTGGAAAAGGCTGGAGGGTCTGGAAACACACACAgaataaaagaagaagacaaaggtaCCACTGGAAAGCTTGAGCTGATGATCGATCCAGTCCAAGCAATGTTGCTGGACATGATCCCTACCCTCAACCGGAACAAAGCTGAAACTGAAAAACCTGTTGTTGAAGATGAGAAGCCAATGAGTCTTGACGAAAAcccattgaaaaagaaaaaggttaGCTACAAAGATGTTGCAGGTGAATTGCTCAAGGACTGgtaaaacccatacctcattgATTACACTTGTAAGCATAACTTAAAATATATTTCTACTTGTATGCTCATATCATGCAAATGTGTTTTGTTACAGAAACACCATTTCATGGGCATCCATTATAGCATGCATGCATCATGCATATGCACATACATAAATAGCACCATACTAATATTACAGATGATAATTGTGTTTTTGTGAATGCAAATGTATGTGTATGTCAATGAATAGCTTATAATATATTGCTACTTGAAGCTTTGCTTTTAGTGCACATGCGAGTACAATAAAGCTTATGTACATGCtacacacgtgccagcatggcacacagGTATGAGATCTGGTTCATCCATCAGGTTTGTCTGACCTTTGTCCATGTTTTCCtaaataaatctggtccaatcagcatgtgggcccaataTTGGAAGCAGgtgaatgggttagaaaacttcggcCGAGTTTTTTAGAGCGGTACATTTGTTAACTGttgcccacctgaccagtggatcgaCCTGAT
Coding sequences:
- the LOC131217283 gene encoding DNA ligase 4 — translated: MSDATVRFSVLCSMFQAMVRNKTSALKRKHFRKFLDYVYSSRDYFSAVRLILPPLDRERGSYGLKESVLATCLIDALGISRESEDALRLVNWRKAGSKVGVNAGNFALVAAEVLQRRQGTASGGLTIKELNDSLDRLASSENRGEKTSVLSDLIKKTNALEMKWIIMIILKDLKLGVSEKSIFHEFHPDAEDLFNVTCDLKLVCEKLKDRAQRHKRQDIEVGKPVRPQLALRVSDAATAWKKLHGKQVVVECKFDGDRIQIHKNGTDIHFFSRNFIDHPEYGHSMSNLIIQNIMVDRCILDGEMLVWDTSANRFAEFGSNQEIAKAAKEGLQSDRQVCLYVAFDILYVGDTSVIHQSLKERHELLRKVVKPLKGRLEILVPNGGLNVHSPSGEPCWSLIAFNVEEVERFFKETIENRDEGIVLKDLGSKWEPSDRSGKWLKLKPDYIRAGCDLDVLIIGGYFGSGRHGGEVAQFLVALAERATPNAYPKRFISFCRVGTGLSDDELDTLITKLKPYFRKNEHPKKAPSFYEVTNNSKERPDVWIDSPEKSIILSITSDIRTIKSTVFAAPYSLRFPRIDRVRYDKPWHECLDVQSFVDLVHSSNGNAQRGADLGGLPGHKSKPTKSSRKVEKKTVSVVPSHLTQTDVSGVKGATYIFTNMMFYFVNVPPSYSLDSFHKMVAENGGAFSMNLNDSVTHCIAAEKKGIKYQATMLRGDIIHYSWVLDCCSQKRLLPLQPKYFLFFAGSSKHKLQEEVDAFSDYYYCDLDITDLKQLFSNMDRSGDPKRIHYYKKKYCPMEKWRLFQDCCVYFFHSMHSVADCKVLLELAMRRLKLEVSMYGGEISNDLSCATHLVVFSVRESDVAFDMVLKSIPAEKRHFLHKKQLHVVGHQWLEDSLEKGKKLQEDAYNLKPEGFEEADIEEQSVQPVEVETHLDNEEKELLSTSPNRDENRKRGRPANANAKRGRASFRPARKTRARHAPAKIDQNESENSFSSEERSRKEENKLKSGSIGYHGITVEEKKSTDENERLGSYNNSCRIKTAKQKDTPGDERGRPTRANAKRGRVGLQPARRTRARHSNKPAKIDQNESENGFSSEESSKKEETESKSGSVDHHGIATEEKKSTDENVLKRPGSSNNSHRIETTKQKDAQDDEDSEGSDNLQEIEAGENKAIQEVEKAGGSGNTHRIKEEDKGTTGKLELMIDPVQAMLLDMIPTLNRNKAETEKPVVEDEKPMSLDENPLKKKKVSYKDVAGELLKDW